In Pocillopora verrucosa isolate sample1 chromosome 13, ASM3666991v2, whole genome shotgun sequence, one genomic interval encodes:
- the LOC136277741 gene encoding uncharacterized protein: protein MHFPVIGECLGWRTTDFEELYGDLSQCSMTKELARKYIMDTQSNVTSTMELESQLGQIILSSEEVVPQRLCQWLTAFACSNGTMSKMLLCSALLSPSSLLSQTTLKPFGSYEKKANLHLIATAPSGTGKTPVCQKGCVEPIVGHVEEKIQTSIVIDETSSSCLFNHFLGASTVPILCVDEAYSLLQRLIYQGKSTSQTSLSLERLCKCYDGDF, encoded by the exons atgcactttcctgtaataggcgagtgtttgggatggagaacgacggattttgaagaactgtatggcgacctaaGTCAATgttcaatgacaaaagaactggctcggaaa TATATCATGGACACTCAGAGTAATGTCACATCTACCATGGAACTGGAATCTCAGCTGGGCCAAATTATTCTTTCTAGTGAGGAAGTTGTACCTCAACGCCTTTGTCAATGGCTGACGGCGTTTGCTTGTAGCAATGGCACCATGAGCAAGATGCTACTTTGTTCAGCTCTGTTGTCTCCGAGCTCTTTGCTCAGTCAGACAACACTGAAGCCTTTTGGTTCATACGAGAAGAAGGCAAACCTTCATCTGATCGCTACTGCCCCTTCTGGAACGGGGAAAACACCAGTGTGCCAGAAAGGATGCGTGGAGCCAATCGTGGGCCATGTCGAGGAGAAAATACAGACCAGCATTGTGATTGATGAAACATCATCAAGCTGCCTATTTAACCATTTCCTAGGAG CATCCACAGTGCCAATCCTTTGTGTGGATGAGGCATACTCTCTCCTACAAAGACTAATATATCAGGGGAAATCAACATCACAGACAAGCCTCTCATTGGAACGCCTGTGTAAATGTTACGATGGAGATTTTTGA